The genomic window TCCTTTTTCCCAAGCATATCTGTGTAACCGTGTTCTCTGATTCAGCTTCTATGCAATCATCAGATTCCCCAAAATCAGCCATTTCATTGCATGCATTAATTTTGATTGGATCCAACATCCGTTGCCTCATCAATGCCATTGAATTATGTTGATTGCACTCGATCAAAAGAATATCAGTTATGACCGTTGTATCCTTGTTCTCACCACCATCATTAGCTCGTGTCCTGATTAGGTTAGCCGCCGGATCCTAGGCCGCCATCATCGACACCATTTTGCCGGTCGGTGTACTTTCGTTTGTACCTATTAACTTCACGCTTGCGTTTTCCAAAACACAGTCGTCTCCATATATTTCATGTCCTATTTCCTTTACAAATACATCGAATTCACTAGTCCCAACCGTGATATGGATCCATTCATTGATCACATCAAAGACACAGGAATCGATTAACACGCGGCCAACACTGAAGGATAAAGCAGATTTTGTCATATCATCACACTTGAGTACTTCTCCCCATAAACCGCCTATCGTATTGAACGTCTCTACTGACCAAACATGTAAAGGCACTCCGTGACATTCTAACCATACTCTCCTAGTCTCACTACGTTCAGATTCCTCCTATCTCCGTATACTGTCGAAGAATTGTAAGAGGCTATTCGTTTTGAAAGTAAACACTTCCTCCGCATTCTTCACAGAATCAAACACTGGTAGGGCTTTGTAGGCTCCAAGCTCCCTGACTTCAGCAACCTGAGGAAAGTTCTTAACGATAGCTCTCCGTAATGATTTGAAGTTAATGGGACTTGTGGTTCCGCCTACTAGACTCCTCATCAGCCACTCGAAATTCTCTCTTGCTATCGGCACTTCAACCTTCCTCGCCCACCCATTACCTTGACTGTCCTTGGCGGGTTTTATCTTTTTTACTTCTTCTATTCTTGTAGAACTTTCACCCTTCTGAAGTTCCTTACTTTCCGCATCCGCTGTTCTtacacaatctcctttatgtatccCAGTGTTCTCCTCTCCCGTAGCCCTTCTGTACTTGGCTTCACCGACGGAGATAATCTTACCTCTTATTCTCGTATGGTGCATCTCAGTTATGGCCTTCAGCGCTCCTCCTTTTGTTGTATACCGTATAAACGCAAATACATACACAGTTCCATTCTTCACCTTTTGAGTCAGATAAATGTCGTTGATTCGTCCTGtccaatggaataagtgaaataaTTCATTTTTCGAGATATCATTCGGCAGATTGTTAACAAAAACTAAAAAAGACACGTTTTTCAAGCGTTGGTACTCTTCTCGATTCCAAATCCTTGGATCTCTTTTCTGAAAAATCCTAGTTCTACCCCACTCGGTGTTCCcccctccccctctctctctttctctcctctctctctaaaaattgttaatatttatgaaattttttaaattaacagTTATTTAAGGTAAATACTCACGTGTAGTTATTTtatgtaaagttgatagttaaaaattattcgataataatttaatcaaatttattataTCAATTAAGAGTTCTCAAATATCAGTTTCACATGAACTCAATTGCTTGCAAGTTTTCACCAAAATTtaatggaaaagtataggtagacaatgaaaatactaaataatgtaaacaatggatatgttggatgttcaattAAATAGGTATGCATATGATTATGTTGATTATTTTTACTTATATGGTTGGATGTTGAATTCAttaggtatgcggatgattatCCTAATGTTAGGGTTTAAGATATAACTTGGGATagagtgtttttttattttattagatcaaTTTTAAAGcacattattcacattatttacaaaAGTTATTGTCTATCTAACAAACCTGAAATTTAATTATTTGTTCTATCGCATCAAGCAGCAGAATCAACCCTAACGTCCTGCAATAATAACCTGCATCTTGACGGCATAAAATTAGAATCCTCAAAATGCATTGTTTTCTCAccaaaaacaaagaagaaaaagaataatcAATCCCTATTATTTGcatacaagaaaaagaaaaatgcatTATAGTTGTCTGAGTGATGCGATGGAAGGGGAATTCCAACGCCTCTTGTTTACAGCAGTATCATCGCCTCCACCATTCAGTTGGTATACGAATCCATTATTGCGAATCCAAGAACCCAGGAGTAGTAGGAACTGGCTTCATCTTCCGATGGAACTGACTCTTATCATCTTCGAGAAACTCGGAGCCATAGAGGTTCTCACCACCGCCCAGCGGGTGTGCATNNNNNNNNNNGCGCGTCGGGGTTCCCAAATTCATGGATTACCAGTATCGTTCGCTGTGCCGCCGTACCATCGAACGCAGCTGTGGTCTCTTGGTGGATATAAGCATCGACCATTTTGCTGACGATGATCTCCTCAACCACATCGCTAATTCGTAAGTgcatgtatatacatatatattctcTTGTGTAAAATTGTAGGTTGATTCTCCAAAAATAATTTCATAATTTGGAAGTGACTAACTCTtaaaaacaaatattttattttagtatcaAATTAGTTATATTTATGTTTGGTTTGGTAAAAAATTTAAGAGAAGAAAAGTAGTGTATATTATTGAAGAATGAATCTGAATTGCCAGACTCTAGtcttttttaactattttttttagagtaattatttaaatttgtcattgaaatttttaaaattggatATTTTAGTTCCTCAACttttaaaatacacaaaaaatacTCTCAAATTTAATTCTGCCAAACAAATAAGTCCTTTACCTTATTTTTTCCTCAATATACTTACATAAAAACATGGACTAACACATATGACAGTCAATTGTCCACCTGTGCAAATAAGATAAATTAGTTTCGAATATAAGGTTCCAAAATTGCATTTGATTCTCCTTTCGCCCAAGAACACCAACCCATATCCAATTAGATTCACCTACATAACGATATCTTTAATCATCAACCACGAAAATGCAATCAGGAGCCAGTCTTTCACCATTCTAGCAACGTTCGTGGTCAAAGCCAACATCGAATGAAATGGAGAGCATATTATTGGTCATCGTCTCGTTCTTGAAATTCTTCTTTTTGAAGAGAACACCAATAGAGTAGACGGTGATGAGCATGAGAGCCTTCAACATCtagatgaaaaaaatgaaaagatagaTGTAGGCGGagttgaaaactaaagaaaaagaaagtagagAGCGCCAATGAAAAGCATGTTGGCTATGGTCTTAGAGTTTAGTGCTTTCTACTATAACTACTTCCTTCTAACCTGATAAGTATAACGTAAGCTGATCAAAACTGAATCAGAATCCGATTGGATGAAAAAATCACGAGAAAAAAAAAGATTCAAAAGCAACAAGAAACTCAAGGGGTGGCAACCAGAGAGGGGATGGAGTCCAGAGATGGAGGGGAGAGGGCAATCAAATGTTGCGTTGCGTTTTGGGTATTCTCCAAAACGATAATTTTAAATATCAAAGCTCAGAGATTAATTTGTCTTGTTTGTACGTGTGGACAATTGAGTGTCACGTGTGTTAGTCCATGTGCTtccaaattattattttctatttgtcATTGATGGAAAAATAAGATGAGAAACTGATTTGTGTGCTGGAATTAAACTTAGGAGaattttttgtgtattttaaaaGTTCAGGAACTAAAATATCCAACCTTACAAATTTCAGagattaatttgaataattacttttttttatgtatttgtgTTTATGAACGTAATTTTCACTGAAAATTTATATCTCAATCTCTAAGtgagtaattttttttatagaataaAAAATGCATTATTTTCAACTCCTAATATTCTTATGTTTGAAGATGTAATGGAGACAATTGAAAATCTTTAAATTTTTGCAAAATCTGATTGTAATTCTCATTTAGCAACTTAATTATCTCACTTTCATGATATTAAATTATGTGTTTTTATTAACTTTTTGtatattttcttctctttctagTCTAAATAAGTTGCATTTTATGAATTTACATTTGAATTTACCTATGAATTATGATAAAGCCTCTTTAATTGATTTTACTTCCAGTGTAATataaaatttatacaaaataTCACTCTTTATTTGTCTAACAATATTAGTTGataataataaacaaaaaatttattctctccaattaatatatataattttgtggTGGTTTTCTATATAGTTGTGGAAGTCGTCTGCGACGTTTACGAATTGACCAGTGCTACAGCGACATATCAGATAAAGTATGGTGTGACTTGGCTAAAAAGTTTCCTTTGCTTGAGGAACTTGATATTACCTATTGCTGTCGTATTACCACCATTACTCTGGAATCTTTTGGTCAAGCTTGCCCTCTTCTAAAAACCTTCAAATTCAATTACCCTGGATGGCATAATCATTATAGTTCTTATTTGTTCCGTGACGCCGATAATGAATATGCATATGCTATTGCACGAAGCATGCCACAGCTACGTCATCTCTAACTTCTTGAAAACAAGTTGGATTATGATGGTTTCCATGCTGTTCTTAACGGTTGTCCACATCTGGAATCTCTAGATCTACGATATTGTTTCAACCTTGATACGAGaagagaaataataataaaaatattgcaAGAAAGAATCATGGATTTTAGACTTCCAGTTCCAGGTGCATCAACATGtgactatgagtttggttctttACTAAGATATGAAGAGGCAATGAGAGATTGGGATTTCAACGCTTTAGTAGAGGAATGGCACATGTTTCAAGCTAGGATCAAGAATGAAAAAATATCCAAACTAGCCTTGGTACTAAATATGAAGACGAGGAGGTTTGGGAGGATATAGATATGATATGGGTCactgtgaaaaataaaagaagacaTAGGCGAGAGAGTACTAATAATTTCAAAGCGCTTCAAAGATCTCGCCGGAGAAAAAAACACCACACTGTATCCAAAAAGAGGAGGAAACATGGAGAAAAGGCAAGCAAGATTGACCTCAGAAGCATGTGTTTTGGAGAGGAGTTACAATTATTATTCTGAAGATTGAATTCAAGAACAAGAGGAGATTTAatatgtgtgttttatggtgTCAGTTTTGAGTCTGCGTCTATTTTTCATCTGTTTAGTGGCTGTGAGctcacttggcaggtgtggtgtgtttgattttttgctcTTGGAAGAACATGGACTATGCCAAGTAACCTAAAGCAACACTTTGAAAGTTGAACAAATGCTTCACAAAAAAAGAATGAGAAGAAACGGTGGTTAATTGGATTCTTTGCTGTTATCTGAGCAATTTGACTCGAACAGAATAACAGAGTATTCAACAATCAATACTCAAGTATGGTGGAAATTATAAACAATTACAACTATGTCTAAGATTTTGCTTTTGGCAGTGATAGTAGGTTAAAATCCTACTAGTCTATGGGTTAATGCCAATAACAAGTTACATTCTCAGTTGAAGAATTTTGCTTTTGCCAGATAAAGGTGAAGGTGAATGTAATTGGCTCAATTTTATCATTATGGAGGGCATGTGTGTGCTATGCTTGGATATGGAGTTAGGGGGGACTACACATATATATGGGACATAATTTTTGTCAGTTTGAGATGAAAGAACTCGGACCGTGCGAGTTCTTtggatttgaaaattttataaacaaatCGCACGGTCCGATTTGTTTGGCAACCGGATAGAACTTCAAGTACAAGGAATCGGACCCAACGAGTTGACATCTTAGGAATGGGTATGAAATCGCACGGTCCGAGTTCTTAGGTGAGAGTATGAATTGGTGATCAATGAACTCGGACCCTCCGTGTGGCAAGGAAACATAGAAATCGAATGGTCCGAGTTCGgtcttagaaattttttttttttggttcaagTTAACCTAGTCGTAGGGTTCGAGTTCCTCAAAGGTTGTGATATAAAAGGGTGAAGTGAACTGGTAGGTGGGACAATAGCTGGGTCTTCCTTCTTCTTCAACGGCTGCGTCTTCCTTCTTCTTCAACACTCTCTCTTTTTTTCAGTTTTGATTTTGATAATGTAGTATCTAAGACTAAGCTTATGTTTCTTTTATGGTGAGTGAAAAAAATGAGTGACCGAGTTCAGGTAAAACTATtttattttggtcagattttgttaGAAACGGCTGAaggagtaaaatttatttgtgaaagcCCAGTAGATATTGTTATTCCTTTTGTTATCTCATTTGAGGAGCTAAAAGGAGTAATCTGTGAAAAAATTGGTTCTGAGAGGGCAAGAAATATATCATGTATTCTATACAGATATCCCATACAGGTGTTTGGTGGATTCGTACAGTATCAATCCAAATATGTGACGGACGATGCAAGCATGCaggagatgttttcaatgtatatgaAAACCGGTCTCAGATCTCGTTcatcgagttgtatgttgagtttgaacaatcTTAGGTTGACCGGAATATTCTACAggaagattataatagtgacagtgaagaagagttcgaaagcaaCTATGAATTTGCTGTTCCagatggtgatgaagatcaaggtgaGAGAACCATGTGCCCAGATGTGACAGAAGTGGCAAATACACTTGCAAACGAAGTGCCATTTGAGGAGCCATCATTCATGCGAGTTTTAGacttggaagccatgcatgttccTGAATTTCCGGAATATATGACTGCAGGTACGTAATCGTGGTATAAGTGTTTTTGTAGTTACACATTGATTGAGTTATGAAGATTTTACCCTTTTTTTAGCATTATTTAATCATGTGTTCTGTGTCGTAGTTGTCAAGATCTAACCGGTCCTCGACCCGTTAaggaatttatttttttcttttatatgctTCATGTGCTTATTAGGAAATAATATTTATGTTGTATAAGATATGGTTGTAGCAAATTGCATGAGTTTGTATCAATTATCGGCACAGCTTCAAGCTATTGTACGGTTCAAATGGCATGAACCGGACTGGACCGGCACGGTTCGTTTGGTTTTCCGGTCGAactggccggtccggtccggttttttaCATTTGCTGCTGATGTGCTTATGTTGTTTAGTGTGATATCATAAAATGTTGAACGTTTTTTATGTAAAGCATACTGGTTTTTTACATTTGCTGCGTATTAATGAAATTGATCTTATGGCATTTGTCCCAGCAGAAATTCCTATGGTCGCAGATGGTGAATTCGTCGTTGGGATGGAGTTCAGTTCCAGGGAAGCTGTTATTAAGGCGGTTAAGGAGTATACCATACGACGAAGCGTAGACTACCGAGTATTAGCATTTTCCATTTTCCACTTTACATCCTTCACAAAGTTCTTGCATTTCTTGGCCGCTTTTTTGAAGACAGAAGGGGTGAAACGATTAGCACTCCGACGTGGCGGATCAATCCTCAGATTGTAACCTTTGACGTTGTCATCTGGACTGCGTGCCTGACCTATAAACAATTTTGAATAAACAAGTATGTGCAGCACATTACATATTCAAATACCAACATAAATACCACAAATCAAGAAGCAAAATCCAATAAGATATGCCAtttatgcaaagaaagtaaataagtcATGGAATATGTAATGCAAAATAGTAAACATAATACCATCGTTGTGAGATTCTTCATCCTCATCGAACTCTTCAATTTCATCCTCGTCGTCATCGCCCTCTTCATCCGGGTCATCTACTAGATACGCATCGGTTTCTTGTTCGAGTGCGTTAGTATCTTCCTCAACGAGTCCCATGTTACATCGGTTAGGATTTTGACTGTTCAGAACACCTCGTCCACCCTCACTCCTACTAGAGTCAACAGATACAAAGCCTCCAGAAGCAACGGATGAGGTATGGCCTGGATACCTTGCATCCAACGAATACCTGCCAGGCATGAAATCAGGCTGATCGCCATGTTGTGAATGTGCTCCTTCTGCGGACATGAACCCAAGAAACTGGCTAAAAGAAGTTCCATCACCTATTTCAAACTATGACATACCCCAATATTGTTGCTGTACTGGAAATGATGGGGTGAACTGTGGCTGAGGTAGATACTGGGTTGAGGCTTGAGGTTGTTCTTGTGGAGGCGGAATTGGAGGTGATATATGTTGCTCCTGCTCTTCATTGTCCTCATCCATATCCTGACTACCCTCATCCGTATCTTCATTACCGACATCCATATCCTCATTGCCCACATCCAGATCCTGGTTACCTTCATCATTCTCTTCACCCGCAAGATTCGACAAGGCTAAGCGGTCCCCATATTTTGATCGATACCAGTTCAGGTAGGTATCCAAcggatgctgtgaaggcatggGAAGTTCAGAAAGAACGTAGTGATACCGATTGGTCCAATGCATTACCCAATTTGAATGAGTCGATGTCGTGGCCCAGTTAAGATTTTTAGGTCCAGTCAGAGTCTCTCCATGAGCCTTATCCAATTTCTGTTCCTGAGAAGGTACTCCCTGAACGAAACCGAACTGTCACCTGAACCTATCCGTGGCATGCCACTCGATACATTCAAACGACACCAATGGAATTGTAGCGCTCCAGACAACCGATTGCATGTAGATTTCAGCAGNNNNNNNNNNNNNNNNNNNNNNNNNNNNNNNNNNNNNNNNNNNNNNNNNNNNNNNNNNNNNNNNNNNNNNNNNNNNNNNNNNNNNNNNNNNNNNNNNNNNNNNNNNNNNNNNNNNNNNNNNNNNNNNNNNNNNNNNNNNNNNNNNNNNNNNNNNNNNNNNNNNNNNNNNNNNNNNNNNNNNNNNNNNNNNNNNNNNNNNNNNNNNNNNNNNNNNNNNNNNNNNNNNNNNNNNNNNNNNNNNNNNNNNNNNNNNNNNNNNNNNNNNNNNNNNNNNNNNNNNNNNNNNNNNNNNNNNNNNNNNNNNNNNNNNNNNNNNNNNNNNNNNNNNNNNNNNNNNNNNNNNNNNNNNNNNNNNNNNNNNNNNNNNNNNNNNNNNNNNNNNNNNNNNNNNNNNNNNNNNNNNNNNNNNNNNNNNNNNNNNNNNNNNNNNNNNNNNNNNNNNNNNNNNNNNNNNNNNNNNNNNNNNNNNNNNNNNNNNNNNNNNNNNNNNNNNNNNNNNNNNNNNNNNNNNNNNNNNNNNNNNNNNNNNNNNNNNNNNNNNNNNNNNNNNNNNNNNNNNNNNNNNNNNNNNNNNNNNNNNNNNNNNNNNNNNNNNNNNNNNNNNNNNNNNNNNNNNNNNNNNNNNNNNNNNNNNNNNNNNNNNNNNNNNNNNNNNNNNNNNNNNNNNNNNNNNNNNNNNNNNNNNNNNNNNNNNNNNNNNNNNNNNNNNNNNNNNNNNNNNNNNNNNNNNNNNNNNNNNNNNNNNNNNNNNNNNNNNNNNNNNNNNNNNNNNNNNNNNNNNNNNNNNNNNNNNNNNNNNNNNNNNNNNNNNNNNNNNNNNNNNNNNNNNNNNNNNNNNNNNNNNNNNNNNNNNNNNNNNNNNNNNNNNNNNNNNNNNNNNNNNNNNNNNNNNNNNNNNNNNNNNNNNNNNNNNNNNNNNNNNNNNNNNNNNNNNNNNNNNNNNNNNNNNNNNNNNNNNNNNNNNNNNNNNNNNNNNNNNNNNNNNNNNNNNNNNNNNNNNNNNATTACAACCCACAATACATAACTCTAACACAATGACTGCTGGTTTTGTCGAAGCCCAATATTCCCAAAAGTAATGCTTCTTTAATTAAAACACACCTGGCCTTCCTGAAGTTTATCAAAGGCCTTCCTAAAGTGAGCTAGCTTCAGATATCTATATCGTCGATCACCACGCTCCCAGTTACGCCACCTAATACGATGTCCTCAATTAGCTCAACTGAATGTTAAATATCAAGAAATGGATAAGTTGTAACATAATATTACCTGTTTGCAAGTGGAAAACTGCGGGGTTCTCTAGGAAGCGGCGATAGATATGGCAATCGGATCCAAGCCCAACCCAGCAGCAGTGTTAGTGGACCATCTATTTCCTTACAGTTATAACGAGATGCCCTGCATAACGCCCTGTAAAGGTGTGCTAGGCATGCCGAACCCCAACTATACTGTCCAATATTGACAAAATCACGAAGCAATGGTAGAAATTTCCAGTGCACACCTGCCCCAGACTTATCCCCAAACAGTATCGTCCCAATCAGCAGCATAATGTGACACCTCACATACCTAGTAATTAATGACAATCTAATATTATAACATTTCTGTAGCATTATATAAAACGATGGTTAATACATTAATAGAAAAATATCTAATGTAGCATATTAGGCTATTATGAGACAATATTACATAGTCCACATGGCTAAAACATAAATAACTTCAGCAACATAATATGACACCTCACATACCTCTGTATACTGATCTCATCATTCAATTCTAAATTCTCTTTTAGATTCCGGAGCCATGTCAGTTTTATGCAGCTTGATCTACAGTCCTCTCTACGAGGTGCAACCCCAAATTGAAGCAGACACTCCGCCTCCATGGCTTCAAAACTACTCATTGTCATCCCTGTGACTGGAAGACCATCTGTGGGAAGACCAAGTATTAGAGCCACATCTTCAAGAGTCACGGAACATTCACCAATGGGAAGGTGAAACGTATGGGTGTCAGGGTGCCAACGTTCGATTAGAGCATTTACCAATGCTTTCCGACACTGAACTATCCCAATCTGAGACACATGATAGAACCTAGTAATTCGTAAATGCTCCTCCACCCTATCGTTGTACCGATCCGGAGGAAGTGGGTGGTTACATGTcaacattcttaatttctacaAAAAAACATAACAAATAACTAGTCATATAATTAACAGTTACTAACTTACCATCATCAATCATTTCAGTAAATCCTTATATAACTAATTCTTTTAACttctaaaattat from Arachis ipaensis cultivar K30076 chromosome B09, Araip1.1, whole genome shotgun sequence includes these protein-coding regions:
- the LOC110266965 gene encoding uncharacterized protein LOC110266965: MSAEGAHSQHGDQPDFMPGRYSLDARYPGHTSSVASGGFVSVDSSRSEGGRGVLNSQNPNRCNMGLVEEDTNALEQETDAYLVDDPDEEGDDDEDEIEEFDEDEESHNDGQARSPDDNVKGYNLRIDPPRRSANRFTPSVFKKAAKKCKNFVKDVKWKMENANTR
- the LOC110267270 gene encoding serine/threonine-protein phosphatase 7 long form homolog, producing MSKKYKIKDVDRCELHIIHYLSDPDYKLRMLTCNHPLPPDRYNDRVEEHLRITRFYHVSQIGIVQCRKALVNALIERWHPDTHTFHLPIGECSVTLEDVALILGLPTDGLPVTGMTMSSFEAMEAECLLQFGVAPRREDCRSSCIKLTWLRNLKENLELNDEISIQRYVRCHIMLLIGTILFGDKSGAGVHWKFLPLLRDFVNIGQYSWGSACLAHLYRALCRASRYNCKEIDGPLTLLLGWAWIRLPYLSPLPREPRSFPLANRWRNWERGDRRYRYLKLAHFRKAFDKLQEGQVCFN